Proteins from one Neodiprion fabricii isolate iyNeoFabr1 chromosome 5, iyNeoFabr1.1, whole genome shotgun sequence genomic window:
- the LOC124183151 gene encoding F-box only protein 33, whose protein sequence is MVRSQRVAGSDSQYGTADKSLDLVVNFQESKTTSEGEEGQLSSGTANSCSSWKSGNRTTEMAQEDNSPCCWNNLPSVILFEIFSYLPHDEKIKTSQVCRNWRYALFHPCFWKKITFTLDVRDEDNIPRARFLANYFSHSVREVIIKCDTTSYFVDETSRLLAKLGTNVHLCKLYLEPTSCTFDWPMRLLINRDEGRLICTPVLEPLLEIVKRTISLQALSLGCVEDLTANSGVILDALQYHHAKSLTHLSLASIKEDPDGYILLELDTFIFRSFARLSILTIDYDNVSDTLLQALDNGLMERLVIHVHGLDDDHPGTTNNAWMLFVNKNPRCELRLNMLHSYDAVIVLDSDILRPAMPLAELKVLFCEAVNVTALHQLSSWYSKTLRSVVWIDCIDLKPSLPATYESNRPDPLVLIAWTCTKLMELVFLGYKYFQDDLLAITRLRGSTLKRLEFAERDILIESCSAKATKNEISEIMGGFWQPLSDAELPPVVMDPLTGNSIEVIMPMVLRDQK, encoded by the exons ATGGTGCGTAGTCAGCGAGTGGCTGGCTCTGATTCGCAATACGGAACGGCTGACAAGTCGTTGGATCTGGTTGTGAATTTTCAAGAGTCAAAAACAACAAGCGAAGGCGAAGAAGGGCAGCTGTCATCAGGGACGGCAAACAGCTGTTCCTCTTGGAAAAGTGGTAATCGTACGACAGAAATGGCGCAAGAAGACAACAGTCCCTGCTGCTGGAACAATTTACCCAGCGTCATTTTATTCGAGATATTTTCCTACTTACCTCACGACGAAAAGATAAAAACATCACAA gtATGCAGAAATTGGAGGTACGCCCTTTTTCACCCTTGCTTTTGGAAGAAAATTACATTCACTCTGGACGTTAGGGACGAGGATAACATTCCGAGAGCTCG ATTCTTGGCCAACTATTTTTCACACAGCGTTCGAGAAGTTATAATAAAATGTGACACCACTAGTTATTTTGTTGACGAAACATCCAGACTTCTTGCTAAGTTAGGCACCAATGTACATCTTTGTAAACTTTACTTAGAGCCGACCAGCTGTACCTTTGATTGGCCAATGAGACTATTGATCAACAGAGATGAAGG ACGGCTAATATGCACACCCGTGTTAGAACCTCTTTTAGAAATTGTCAAAAGAACAATATCCCTCCAAGCCCTGAGTCTGGGATGTGTGGAGGACCTGACCGCCAATTCGGGCGTAATTTTGGACGCGCTTCAATACCACCATGCAAAAAGTTTGACTCACTTGAGTCTAGCATCCATAAAAGAGGACCCTGATGGCTACATTCTGCTGGAATTGGACACTTTTATATTCAGGTCATTTGCAAGGCTCTCAATACTGACCATAGACTATGACAATGTCAGCGACACTTTGCTCCAGGCACTAGACAATGGTTTGATGGAACGACTAGTGATCCACGTGCATGGCCTCGATGACGATCATCCTGGCACCACAAATAACGCCTGGATGTTATTCGTTAACAAAAA CCCACGCTGCGAGCTTCGTCTCAATATGCTGCACTCCTACGATGCGGTCATTGTTCTAGATTCAGACATTCTGAGACCAGCGATGCCGCTAGCAGAACTCAAGGTACTTTTTTGTGAGGCCGTTAACGTCACAGCTTTGCACCAACTGTCCAGCTGGTACTCGAAAACTCTAAGGTCTGTTGTCTGGATCGATTGTATAGATCTGAAACCATCCCTGCCAGCTACTTACGAGTCGAACAG ACCTGACCCCTTGGTGCTCATTGCTTGGACCTGCACGAAACTAATGGAGCTAGTATTTCTTGGATATAAGTATTTCCAAGACGATCTATTAGCCATCACTCGTCTTCGAGGATCGACGTTGAAACGACTTGAATTCGCAGAGCGGGATATTTTGATCGAATCATGTTCAGCCAAAGCTACAAAGAAT GAAATTAGTGAAATAATGGGTGGGTTTTGGCAGCCATTGAGTGACGCGGAGCTACCGCCTGTCGTTATGGATCCTCTAACTGGCAATAGCATTGAAGTTATAATGCCGATGGTTCTAAGAGATCAGAAGTAA
- the LOC124183171 gene encoding uncharacterized protein LOC124183171, which yields MGIMEKNKILLFGVSDLFTEETLEHILRKVSCEKKVEILSWNFGDGSSKGDAYLSVVNRIKVKGIAGRSPTEISLVVKSMPRNLGRRKMLRSTDFFRNEITFHLEIYPKFQNFLKSKDMSDFIILPRWLAAVTDGLKDFLVMEDVSIIGFSPVTRQKTLNLSQCSLILKALARFQAVSFAYKDQRKRVSKTSRSAIRELYYFKIIQLVQSLPS from the exons ATGGGAATTATGGAGAAGAACAAAATCCTGTTGTTCGGTGTCAGCGATTTGTTTACTGAAGAAACGCTTGAGCATATTCTACGTAAAGTATCTTGTGagaaaaaagtcgaaataCTAAGCTGGAACTTTGGCGACGGAAGTAGCAAGGGTGATGCCTACTTATCGGTCGTCAATAGAATCAAAGTGAAGGGCATCGCAGGTAGAAGTCCAACTGAAATATCACTGGTCGTTAAATCAATGCCAAGGAATTTGGGCAGAAGGAAAATGTTGAGAAGTACAGACTTCTTTCGCAACGAAATCACCTTTCATCTTGAG ATATACCCAAAGTTTCAAAACTTCCTGAAATCTAAGGATATGAGTGATTTCATCATTTTACCTCGTTGGTTGGCTGCTGTAACGGACGGATTAAAAGATTTCCTTGTTATGGAAGATGTTAGCATTATCGGATTTAGCCCAGTAACTCGTCAAAAAACTTTAAATCTATCGCAATGCAGTCTAATTCTGAAAGCTCTAGCCAGATTTCAGGCAGTCTCGTTTGCCTACAAAGATCAAAGAAAAAGAGTTTCAAAAACTAGCAGATCAGCTATCAGAGAGTTATATTActtcaaaattatacaattgGTACAAAGCTTACCAAGTTAG
- the LOC124183157 gene encoding uncharacterized protein LOC124183157, with product MKRVAGRNLKFIVITCYCLCITITNCDDNLIITKRNLLKSIPESRAGNPSKHVPVQSFKSTDDSKLSDSSSSKLTNSSQEKNSPIQNVEDSDSDIKSKDNRTVTLLTDQVKKEANLDLNVTAPQTTIQPQILGPNLSVNTGALWRGISVFMGLTVLVIAYIILRCVRLSKNRTQMVRKYGVLAHRQDVEMRPLPLDDEDEDDTTVFDASEIGIHDKHRQTA from the exons ATGAAGCGTGTTGCCggtcgaaatttgaaattcatagTAATCACGTGTTATTGCTTGTGTATAACGATAACAAATTGTGATGATAATTTGATTATTACAAAACGCAATTTGTTAAAGTCGATTCCTGAATCGCGGGCTGGTAACCCGTCGAAACATGTTCCAGTACAATCTTTTAAAAGCACTGATGATTCGAAATTGTCAGACTCTAGTAGCTCAAAACTTACGAACTCATCACAGGAGAAAAATTCCCCTATCCAAAATGTCGAAGATAGTGATAGCGACATTAAATCCAAAGATAATCGAACCGTAACCTTACTAACTGATCAAGTCAAAAAGGAGGCAAATCTTGATTTGAACGTCACCGCCCCACAAACGACGATACAG CCTCAAATACTTGGCCCAAATTTGTCTGTGAACACAGGTGCGTTGTGGCGTGGCATTTCTGTTTTCATGGGTCTGACTGTACTCGTGATCGCCTATATTATCCTACGTTGCGTAAG GTTAAGCAAAAATCGTACTCAAATGGTTCGAAAGTACGGTGTCCTTGCGCACAGGCAAGATGTTGAAATGCGGCCATTGCCATTGGatgacgaagacgaagacgacACGACTGTATTCGATGCCAGCGAAATAGGGATCCATGACAAACATCGGCAAACTGCGTAG